In the genome of Staphylococcus durrellii, one region contains:
- the purS gene encoding phosphoribosylformylglycinamidine synthase subunit PurS: MKTIELHITLQPQVLDTQGQALNRAVHDLGYTQVNDIRVGKLLYMTVDEATDEAVHNVVVTLSEKLFANTVIEEYSYKVIEEGEKA; this comes from the coding sequence ATGAAAACTATTGAATTGCATATTACTTTACAACCACAAGTATTAGATACTCAGGGTCAAGCACTTAATCGTGCTGTACATGACTTAGGATATACTCAAGTAAATGATATTAGAGTAGGTAAATTGCTATACATGACAGTAGATGAAGCTACAGACGAAGCGGTGCATAATGTTGTCGTTACCTTAAGTGAAAAACTTTTTGCCAATACAGTCATTGAAGAATATAGCTATAAAGTGATTGAAGAAGGGGAGAAGGCCTAA
- the purQ gene encoding phosphoribosylformylglycinamidine synthase subunit PurQ, protein MKFAILKFPGSNCDRDMYNAAVKSGVDAEYVDYRESSLAGFDGILIPGGFSFGDYLRSGAMASVAPIITEVKRLADEGKPVLGVCNGFQILTEIGLLPGALLHNDAHLFVSRNEKLKVVNNKTRFTNLYEQNEEVVYPVAHGEGHYYCTQSMYESLKENNQIVLTYSDNPNGSYKDIAGIVNEQGNICGMMPHPERALERILGTDSGVKLFEAMVNSWREQNV, encoded by the coding sequence ATGAAATTTGCAATATTGAAATTTCCGGGATCTAATTGCGATCGTGATATGTACAATGCAGCTGTGAAATCGGGTGTCGATGCTGAATATGTCGATTATCGTGAATCCTCTTTAGCGGGTTTTGATGGGATTTTAATACCTGGTGGTTTTTCATTTGGTGATTATCTAAGATCAGGTGCAATGGCAAGTGTAGCTCCGATTATTACAGAAGTAAAACGATTAGCTGATGAAGGCAAACCTGTGTTAGGTGTTTGTAATGGGTTTCAAATCTTAACTGAAATTGGTCTCTTACCAGGAGCATTATTACATAATGACGCACATTTATTTGTTAGTAGAAATGAAAAATTAAAAGTAGTTAATAATAAAACACGTTTTACAAATTTATATGAGCAAAATGAAGAAGTTGTGTATCCTGTTGCCCATGGAGAAGGTCATTATTATTGTACACAGTCTATGTATGAAAGCTTAAAAGAAAATAATCAGATTGTTCTGACTTATAGCGATAATCCTAACGGATCGTATAAAGATATAGCAGGTATTGTAAATGAACAAGGTAATATATGTGGAATGATGCCTCACCCTGAAAGAGCGTTAGAACGTATTTTAGGTACTGATAGTGGTGTTAAATTGTTTGAAGCAATGGTTAATAGTTGGAGGGAACAAAATGTCTAA
- the purK gene encoding 5-(carboxyamino)imidazole ribonucleotide synthase, whose translation MNLTNLHFGSTIGIIGGGQLGKMMAQSAQKMGFRVIVLDPDKSCPCQYVAHDFINADYNDVEALNELGRRSDVITYEFENISAPQLRELVTKYNIPQGYEAIELLQDRLTEKQTLQQANTQIVPFLRVSSTDELDHAIETLGYPFILKTRFGGYDGKGQILVKDKSYLDEARQLISQQECVAEQYLQLKQELSLTVTIGDNQSVTFFPLQENEHREQILFKTVVPARSDKEQEARNEVNKIISEIHFIGTFTVEFFVDQQNNLFVNEIAPRPHNSGHYSIEACDFSQFDTHILAITGQVLPKGITLLKPTIMMNLLGKDLDLLESEFSTTPEWHVHIYGKADRKPNRKMGHLTVLTNNIEETESMLIKQFEGRSN comes from the coding sequence GTGAACTTGACTAACTTACATTTCGGTTCAACGATAGGTATTATAGGAGGCGGCCAATTAGGTAAAATGATGGCACAATCAGCACAAAAAATGGGATTTAGGGTTATTGTCTTAGATCCGGATAAATCCTGTCCATGCCAGTATGTAGCGCACGATTTTATTAATGCTGATTATAACGATGTTGAGGCGTTAAACGAACTAGGTCGACGATCTGACGTCATTACATATGAATTTGAGAACATTTCTGCACCTCAATTAAGAGAGCTTGTCACAAAATATAATATACCTCAAGGATATGAAGCGATTGAGTTGTTGCAAGACCGTTTGACTGAAAAACAAACATTGCAACAAGCAAATACACAAATCGTTCCTTTTTTACGTGTATCTTCTACAGACGAACTTGATCATGCAATTGAAACGCTTGGTTATCCATTTATTCTTAAAACAAGATTTGGTGGTTACGATGGTAAGGGTCAAATATTAGTAAAAGATAAGTCTTACTTAGATGAAGCACGACAGCTTATATCACAACAAGAATGTGTTGCGGAACAATATTTACAGTTGAAACAAGAATTATCTTTAACTGTAACGATTGGTGACAATCAAAGTGTTACCTTTTTCCCATTACAAGAAAACGAACACAGAGAGCAAATTTTATTTAAAACTGTCGTACCCGCACGTTCTGATAAAGAACAAGAAGCAAGAAACGAAGTTAATAAAATAATAAGCGAAATACATTTTATAGGTACGTTTACAGTTGAGTTTTTTGTTGATCAACAGAACAATTTATTTGTAAATGAAATAGCACCACGTCCTCATAACTCAGGACATTATTCAATTGAAGCATGTGATTTCTCGCAATTTGATACCCATATATTAGCTATAACGGGGCAAGTTTTGCCAAAAGGTATCACACTTTTAAAACCTACTATTATGATGAATTTATTAGGAAAAGATTTGGATTTGCTTGAGTCTGAATTTAGTACAACGCCCGAATGGCACGTACATATTTATGGCAAAGCAGATAGAAAGCCAAATAGAAAAATGGGACATTTGACAGTGTTGACAAATAATATAGAAGAAACTGAATCAATGTTAATTAAACAGTTTGAAGGGAGAAGCAACTAA
- the purE gene encoding 5-(carboxyamino)imidazole ribonucleotide mutase, which yields MKVAVIMGSSSDWDIMQESCNMLDTLEIPYDKKVVSAHRTPKLMYDFANNARNNNYDVIIAGAGGAAHLPGMVASMTTLPVIGVPIESKSLKGLDSLLSIVQMPGGIPVATTAIGKAGAKNAGILAARILSINDKKIKQNLDNYNQSLVEKVGEMQRELD from the coding sequence TTGAAAGTGGCAGTAATTATGGGTAGTTCATCTGACTGGGATATTATGCAAGAAAGTTGCAATATGCTTGATACTCTAGAAATACCGTACGATAAAAAGGTTGTTTCGGCACATCGTACGCCAAAGTTAATGTATGATTTCGCTAATAATGCACGTAATAATAATTATGACGTTATTATTGCTGGTGCTGGAGGTGCAGCTCATCTACCAGGGATGGTTGCTTCAATGACAACATTACCAGTGATAGGCGTTCCTATAGAATCTAAAAGTTTAAAAGGATTAGATTCATTATTGTCTATAGTACAAATGCCGGGTGGTATCCCTGTAGCAACTACGGCTATTGGAAAAGCAGGCGCAAAAAATGCAGGTATATTAGCTGCTCGAATTCTTAGTATCAATGATAAAAAAATTAAGCAAAACTTGGACAACTATAACCAATCTCTTGTAGAGAAAGTGGGGGAAATGCAGCGTGAACTTGACTAA
- a CDS encoding immunoglobulin-like domain-containing protein: MNKLLQSLSALGVSATLVTPNLNAEATDNSIPEIKGAKDTIVKKGIDYNLLNGVHAFDKEDGDLTDKIKVNGHIDTNTKGKYKIEYKVQDSDGAVEKSVRYIEVK, encoded by the coding sequence ATGAATAAATTATTACAATCACTATCAGCTTTAGGAGTATCAGCTACATTAGTAACGCCTAATTTAAATGCAGAAGCTACTGATAATTCAATACCTGAAATAAAGGGTGCCAAAGATACTATAGTAAAAAAAGGTATTGACTATAACTTATTAAATGGAGTTCATGCATTTGATAAAGAAGATGGCGACCTAACAGATAAAATTAAAGTCAATGGACATATCGATACAAATACAAAAGGCAAATATAAAATAGAATATAAAGTTCAAGACTCAGATGGAGCAGTAGAAAAATCTGTACGTTATATTGAAGTTAAATAA
- the purC gene encoding phosphoribosylaminoimidazolesuccinocarboxamide synthase, with the protein MSLLYEGKAKRIYSTAEEGILRVEYKDEVTAGNGAKKDVIEGKGRLNNQITSNIFNFLKSQNLNSHFIEQISETEQLVTSVEIIPLEVVVRNIAAGSITKRLGFEKGHIFEQPLVEFFYKNDDLNDPLITDDHVKLLNIANDTQIKQLKTEALDINNKLIQLMDKMELRLVDFKIEFGITSDGEIILADEISPDTCRIWDKYSDTNFDKDVYREDRGSIIETYQTFLNKLEAL; encoded by the coding sequence ATGTCATTGTTATATGAAGGAAAAGCTAAGAGAATTTACTCCACAGCAGAAGAAGGTATTTTAAGAGTAGAATACAAAGATGAAGTAACAGCAGGTAATGGAGCTAAAAAAGATGTAATCGAGGGTAAAGGGCGTTTAAATAATCAAATCACTTCGAATATTTTCAATTTTCTTAAATCTCAAAACCTCAATAGCCATTTTATAGAACAAATTTCAGAAACCGAACAACTTGTTACATCAGTCGAGATTATACCCTTAGAAGTTGTTGTTAGAAATATTGCAGCAGGTTCAATTACGAAACGGTTAGGATTTGAAAAGGGGCATATTTTTGAACAACCATTGGTCGAGTTTTTCTATAAAAACGATGACTTAAATGATCCTTTAATTACGGATGACCACGTAAAATTATTAAATATCGCAAACGATACTCAAATAAAGCAATTAAAAACTGAAGCTTTAGACATTAATAATAAGCTAATTCAATTAATGGACAAGATGGAACTGCGTCTAGTTGATTTCAAAATAGAATTTGGCATTACAAGTGATGGTGAAATTATTTTAGCTGATGAAATTTCGCCAGATACATGTCGCATTTGGGATAAATATAGTGATACAAATTTTGATAAAGATGTGTATCGAGAAGACAGAGGTTCAATCATTGAAACCTATCAAACATTTTTAAATAAATTGGAGGCATTATAA
- the folD gene encoding bifunctional methylenetetrahydrofolate dehydrogenase/methenyltetrahydrofolate cyclohydrolase FolD — translation MVAKILDGKQIAKDYRQKLKEQVESLKEQGYTPKLSVILVGNDGASQSYVNSKKKAAEKLGMISEIVHLDESTSEEEVLNELKRLNEDDSVSGILVQVPLPKQVSEQKIIESINPEKDVDGFHPTNIGKLYIDEQTFVPCTPLGIMELLSHADIEIEGKEAVIIGRSHIVGQPVYKLLLQKNATVTIMHSKTKDMNSHLKNADIIVSAVGRPGIVSKDDVKEGAVVIDVGNTPDENGKLKGDVDYEDVKEIAGAITPVPGGVGPMTITMVLNNTLLAEKMRRGIK, via the coding sequence ATGGTTGCCAAAATTTTAGATGGTAAGCAAATTGCGAAAGACTATAGACAGAAGTTAAAAGAACAAGTTGAATCATTGAAAGAACAAGGTTATACTCCCAAATTATCTGTAATTTTAGTAGGTAATGATGGAGCAAGCCAAAGTTACGTTAATTCCAAGAAGAAGGCCGCGGAAAAACTTGGTATGATTTCAGAAATCGTTCACTTAGATGAATCAACTTCTGAAGAAGAAGTTTTAAACGAACTGAAACGTTTAAATGAAGATGATAGCGTAAGTGGCATCTTAGTCCAAGTTCCTTTACCAAAACAAGTTAGTGAACAAAAAATAATAGAGTCAATTAATCCAGAAAAAGATGTTGATGGTTTCCATCCAACAAATATTGGTAAACTATATATTGATGAACAAACTTTTGTACCATGTACGCCATTAGGTATTATGGAATTATTAAGTCATGCCGACATTGAAATTGAAGGTAAGGAAGCAGTTATCATCGGCCGTAGTCACATAGTTGGTCAACCTGTTTACAAACTATTACTACAAAAAAATGCTACAGTAACAATAATGCATTCAAAAACTAAAGATATGAATAGCCATCTTAAAAATGCTGATATTATCGTAAGTGCTGTAGGACGACCAGGTATCGTATCAAAAGATGATGTTAAAGAAGGTGCCGTAGTAATTGATGTAGGTAATACACCTGACGAAAATGGTAAATTAAAGGGCGACGTAGATTACGAGGACGTCAAAGAAATAGCTGGTGCTATTACACCCGTACCAGGTGGCGTTGGCCCTATGACAATTACAATGGTATTAAATAACACATTATTGGCAGAAAAAATGCGTAGAGGAATTAAATAA
- the purL gene encoding phosphoribosylformylglycinamidine synthase subunit PurL, with product MSKFIEPSATEIKTEQLYKDVGLSEQEYAKVCDILEREPNFTELGIFSVMWSEHCSYKHSKPFLKQFPTTGEHVLMGPGEGAGVVDIGDNQAVVFKVESHNHPSAVEPYQGAATGVGGIIRDIVSIGARPINLLNSLRFGELSTKQNRRLLRGVVAGIGGYGNCIGIPTTAGEIEFDDRYDGNPLVNAMCVGIIDHDMVQKGTARGVGNSIIYVGLKTGRDGIHGATFASEELSEDSESKRPSVQIGDPFVGKKLMEATLEAIKYDELVGIQDMGAAGLTSSSSEMAAKGGSGLHLKLEQVPTREKGISPYEMMLSETQERMLLVVEKGTEQKFLDLFDYHELDSAVIGEVTDTDRFVLTYEDEVFADIPVQPLSDEAPVYVLEGEEQIYHQKKNNYDNINVEQVFNALLKHPTIASKRYLYEQYDQQVGANTVVKPGLQSSVVRVEGTNKAIASTIDGEARYVYNQPYQGGKMVVAEAYRNLIAVGATPLAMTDCLNYGSPEKKEIYQQLIESTKGMSEACEILNTPVVSGNVSLYNETKGTSIFPTPVVGMVGLIEEIDYLTDFQPKPGHKLYLIGNTKNDFGGSQIEKLLYKDVNHESEEIDLSEEVRKGEAIKKLVREGRASHVQTVGKGGLAITLARISAFYDLGMNVSLYLTNAQLFSETQGRYVVAVKDDQPLDIDEATEIGSFTYDNNFVISNGDSLLKNEVSNLKEVWEGAIAQCMTTKD from the coding sequence ATGTCTAAATTTATCGAGCCAAGTGCAACTGAAATTAAAACTGAACAATTGTATAAGGATGTAGGTCTTAGCGAGCAAGAATACGCTAAAGTATGCGACATTTTGGAGAGAGAACCTAATTTCACTGAACTAGGTATTTTTTCAGTAATGTGGAGCGAGCATTGTTCTTATAAACACTCGAAACCATTTTTAAAGCAATTTCCAACGACTGGTGAGCATGTGTTAATGGGCCCTGGTGAAGGGGCGGGAGTAGTAGATATCGGCGACAACCAAGCAGTTGTTTTTAAAGTTGAGTCACATAACCATCCTTCAGCAGTAGAACCTTATCAAGGTGCAGCGACTGGTGTCGGTGGCATTATTAGAGACATTGTGTCTATAGGCGCAAGACCAATTAATCTTCTCAATAGTTTAAGATTTGGTGAATTATCAACGAAACAAAATCGACGTCTTTTAAGAGGTGTCGTAGCAGGTATCGGCGGTTACGGAAACTGCATTGGTATTCCTACTACTGCAGGAGAAATTGAATTTGATGATAGATATGACGGGAACCCATTAGTTAATGCTATGTGTGTAGGTATCATTGACCATGATATGGTACAAAAAGGTACGGCTAGGGGCGTTGGAAACTCTATTATCTATGTAGGACTAAAAACTGGTAGGGATGGTATTCATGGTGCCACATTTGCCTCTGAAGAATTAAGTGAAGATAGCGAAAGCAAAAGACCATCAGTACAAATTGGGGACCCATTCGTCGGAAAAAAATTAATGGAAGCCACTTTAGAAGCGATTAAATACGATGAATTAGTCGGAATTCAAGATATGGGTGCTGCCGGGTTAACATCGTCTTCATCTGAAATGGCGGCTAAAGGTGGTAGTGGATTACATTTGAAACTAGAGCAGGTGCCTACACGTGAAAAAGGTATTTCGCCATATGAAATGATGTTATCAGAAACACAAGAACGTATGTTGTTAGTAGTTGAAAAAGGTACTGAACAAAAATTTTTAGACCTGTTTGATTATCACGAGCTAGATAGTGCAGTTATTGGTGAAGTAACAGATACCGATCGTTTTGTTTTAACATATGAAGATGAAGTATTCGCCGATATTCCAGTGCAACCACTTTCTGATGAAGCACCTGTTTATGTTCTAGAAGGTGAAGAACAAATTTATCATCAAAAGAAAAACAACTATGACAATATTAATGTAGAGCAAGTATTCAATGCCTTACTTAAACATCCAACAATAGCTTCCAAAAGATATTTGTATGAACAATATGACCAACAAGTTGGTGCTAACACAGTAGTAAAACCTGGATTACAATCATCTGTTGTGAGAGTCGAAGGCACAAATAAAGCGATTGCCTCAACTATTGATGGGGAAGCAAGATATGTCTATAACCAACCTTACCAAGGTGGCAAAATGGTTGTGGCAGAAGCATACAGAAATTTAATTGCGGTTGGCGCGACACCATTGGCTATGACAGATTGCCTGAATTATGGTTCGCCAGAAAAGAAAGAAATTTATCAACAATTAATAGAATCTACAAAAGGTATGTCAGAAGCTTGTGAAATATTAAATACGCCTGTCGTTTCAGGAAATGTGTCTCTATATAATGAAACGAAAGGTACTTCAATCTTCCCTACACCAGTAGTTGGTATGGTTGGTTTAATTGAAGAAATTGATTATTTAACTGATTTTCAACCTAAGCCAGGTCACAAATTATATTTAATTGGTAACACAAAAAATGATTTTGGTGGTAGCCAAATCGAAAAATTGCTATATAAAGATGTTAATCACGAATCAGAAGAAATTGATTTATCTGAAGAAGTACGTAAAGGCGAGGCCATTAAAAAATTAGTACGTGAAGGTAGAGCATCTCATGTACAAACTGTAGGTAAAGGTGGTCTAGCAATCACTTTAGCGCGTATAAGTGCGTTTTATGATTTAGGTATGAACGTTTCATTATACCTTACAAATGCGCAATTATTTAGTGAAACACAAGGACGTTATGTGGTGGCTGTAAAAGATGACCAACCTTTGGATATAGATGAAGCTACTGAAATAGGTTCATTTACTTACGATAATAACTTTGTCATTTCTAACGGTGATAGTTTATTGAAAAATGAAGTATCAAATTTAAAAGAAGTGTGGGAAGGAGCAATTGCTCAATGTATGACTACAAAGGATTAA